A genome region from Mesorhizobium sp. B2-1-8 includes the following:
- a CDS encoding ComEC/Rec2 family competence protein codes for MDLKIFDVEHGACALLTCDDNTRLMIDCGQNAATGWTPGGYLRRLGISYLDMLAITNYDEDHVDGLPDLRNSVDIGWLWRNKKVSSQHIRYLKSEDGMGAGIDTLVDMIDFEFTGTASSTARPSFLGLKSTSFSNSPTIFGDENNLSMALHLSCYGIGVLFPGDLEGPGWLRLLEDPSFRDALSKTQVLIASHHGRESGICEEVFEFCHPYFIAISDKGYMYDTQLTIPFYRSKALGAQFRQAFRRVLTTRGDGRIGFRFSPTGWWPY; via the coding sequence ATGGATTTAAAGATCTTTGACGTGGAGCACGGTGCCTGTGCCCTGCTGACCTGTGATGACAATACCCGCCTTATGATCGATTGCGGGCAGAATGCCGCTACCGGGTGGACGCCTGGGGGCTATCTGCGGCGCCTCGGCATTAGCTACCTCGATATGCTTGCGATTACCAACTATGACGAAGACCACGTTGACGGGCTTCCGGACCTACGCAACAGCGTGGATATCGGCTGGCTGTGGCGGAACAAAAAGGTCTCCTCCCAACATATTCGTTACCTCAAATCCGAAGATGGGATGGGCGCTGGGATCGACACGCTAGTTGACATGATCGACTTCGAGTTTACAGGGACCGCCTCGTCAACTGCTCGCCCAAGTTTCCTGGGCCTGAAGAGCACGTCCTTTTCAAATTCTCCGACGATATTTGGTGATGAAAACAATCTGAGCATGGCTTTGCATCTATCGTGTTACGGCATTGGTGTCTTGTTCCCCGGCGACCTTGAAGGGCCGGGCTGGCTTCGGTTACTCGAAGACCCCTCATTTCGGGATGCTCTAAGCAAAACACAGGTTCTGATTGCCTCTCACCATGGGAGAGAGAGTGGGATCTGCGAAGAAGTATTCGAATTCTGCCATCCTTACTTTATCGCGATCTCCGACAAAGGTTACATGTACGATACTCAACTTACGATCCCATTCTATCGAAGCAAGGCCCTCGGCGCCCAGTTCCGCCAAGCCTTTCGACGAGTGTTAACAACACGCGGCGATGGCCGCATTGGATTCCGGTTCTCTCCTACTGGGTGGTGGCCCTACTAA
- a CDS encoding ComEC/Rec2 family competence protein — protein MADYYEIDFLDVETQKSGDAISIRYEIAGQTYIHVVDGGYVDTGEKLATHINTHYGSPKKIDHVVVTHNDHDHAGGLRYILENYEIGRLWILRPWLYAGEIINRFQRFSNVENLAKELKENFSNLAALEEIAVAKGIPMSEPFQGAQIGAFTALAPTKARFLDLVVESEKTPAAKSPLDTLVEGILAIAKATVKLVTEGWGYEKFSSEPTSAENRMSVIQYALLNGRKILLTGDASVDGLQEAAAFAPLVGLFLPGIDRFQVPHHGSRRNLSTEICDTWLGARLGSQPVAGSETFHAFISSAKEDEDHPRKAVIRAMMHRGGKVYTTEGRSLHSFSSAAPSRGWGPATSELYPDEIEE, from the coding sequence ATGGCTGACTACTACGAAATCGACTTCTTGGACGTGGAAACGCAGAAAAGTGGAGATGCGATCTCCATTCGATACGAAATTGCGGGCCAGACGTACATTCACGTTGTCGACGGCGGCTACGTCGACACTGGTGAGAAGCTGGCCACTCACATCAACACGCATTACGGCAGTCCGAAGAAAATCGACCATGTTGTTGTGACCCACAATGATCACGATCATGCAGGGGGATTGCGTTACATTCTGGAAAACTACGAGATAGGACGCCTGTGGATTCTCCGGCCATGGCTTTATGCCGGTGAGATTATCAATCGTTTTCAAAGGTTCAGTAACGTCGAGAACCTGGCGAAAGAGCTGAAAGAGAATTTCTCCAATCTGGCGGCGCTTGAAGAAATCGCCGTTGCCAAGGGCATTCCGATGTCGGAGCCGTTCCAAGGGGCCCAGATCGGGGCGTTCACGGCGCTGGCGCCGACTAAAGCTCGCTTTCTGGATCTCGTTGTCGAATCGGAGAAAACGCCAGCCGCGAAGTCCCCCCTCGACACTTTGGTGGAGGGTATTTTGGCCATCGCAAAGGCCACCGTTAAGTTGGTCACAGAGGGATGGGGTTACGAAAAATTCTCATCCGAACCGACCAGCGCCGAGAACCGAATGTCGGTGATCCAGTATGCATTGCTGAACGGGCGGAAAATACTCCTCACCGGTGATGCTAGCGTGGACGGTCTTCAAGAAGCGGCCGCCTTCGCACCGCTGGTCGGTCTGTTCCTCCCAGGGATCGACCGGTTTCAAGTGCCGCACCACGGATCACGCCGTAATCTTTCCACCGAAATCTGCGACACCTGGCTAGGAGCCAGACTTGGCAGCCAGCCTGTAGCGGGAAGCGAAACATTCCACGCCTTCATCAGCTCGGCCAAGGAAGATGAAGACCACCCTCGCAAAGCGGTTATCCGCGCCATGATGCATCGAGGGGGGAAGGTGTACACCACCGAAGGGCGCAGTCTCCATTCTTTTTCTTCCGCTGCGCCTTCTCGAGGCTGGGGGCCAGCAACTAGCGAACTGTATCCGGACGAGATTGAGGAATAG
- a CDS encoding conjugal transfer protein TraD → MRAWQVERRKRTRHLIELGGLVVKAGIVDLTADDREMIYGALLWIAAKLQAHDGKHARELWAAKGKQAFNAERDEEKKGQRT, encoded by the coding sequence ATGCGCGCGTGGCAGGTCGAGCGCCGCAAACGCACCCGACATCTGATCGAACTCGGCGGTCTCGTGGTCAAGGCAGGCATTGTTGATCTTACTGCCGACGATCGCGAAATGATCTACGGGGCGCTGCTTTGGATCGCCGCCAAGCTGCAGGCCCATGACGGAAAGCATGCGCGGGAGCTTTGGGCCGCGAAGGGAAAGCAGGCATTCAATGCGGAACGGGATGAGGAGAAAAAGGGTCAACGAACGTAG
- a CDS encoding conjugal transfer protein TraD, with translation MRKPRDFDAELKALEDKARELKTRKVQQLGELVIATGADQLSTEELAGALAAIAETKDTAKRDAWAKRGVMFFESRTRRTPPASESNPRGVPAQPGGTQPPASGTGSA, from the coding sequence ATGCGCAAACCACGCGACTTCGACGCGGAACTGAAGGCGCTGGAAGACAAGGCGCGCGAGCTCAAAACGCGAAAGGTTCAACAGCTTGGTGAACTGGTGATCGCCACCGGAGCCGATCAACTCAGCACCGAGGAACTTGCCGGGGCGCTGGCCGCAATCGCCGAAACGAAAGACACCGCAAAGCGCGATGCATGGGCCAAGCGTGGGGTGATGTTTTTCGAGAGCCGGACACGGCGAACTCCTCCGGCATCTGAAAGCAACCCGCGTGGCGTTCCAGCGCAACCGGGCGGCACTCAACCGCCGGCAAGCGGCACTGGCTCGGCATGA